One part of the Bdellovibrio sp. KM01 genome encodes these proteins:
- a CDS encoding glycosyltransferase family 4 protein, whose product MLFLVFGPFVVSMLIASFSIPAIIKVADLKHLMDEPDSDRKLHSNRTPTLGGIAIFAGTLFSFSAFTDYLSTSEVKFMIPALVLLFFAGMKDDILILSPFKKLGTQIFCAMLITILGDLRLTSLWGMFGISEIAPLVGITLSSLVIVALINAFNLIDGVDGLAGGLGIIAAIFFGIWFTIASSPTMTILSFSLAGSLLGFLIYNFRKAKIFMGDTGSMILGFIIAILALRFIEANRIPGFETSPYYIKAAPGVAVAAVIIPLLDMVRVFFFRILRKRSPFTADRNHIHHALLDLKMSHVKISLILYTASIFAIALSLLLRQMRSMDLVIILIVTFMTIKVATLRYRTRCCAKRKTATK is encoded by the coding sequence ATGTTATTTCTTGTTTTCGGGCCATTTGTTGTATCTATGCTAATTGCTTCCTTTTCAATTCCAGCCATAATTAAGGTTGCCGATTTGAAACACCTAATGGACGAACCTGACTCAGACAGAAAACTTCATTCCAACAGAACTCCCACTCTTGGTGGAATTGCTATTTTTGCCGGAACTTTATTTTCATTCTCCGCTTTTACTGACTACCTTTCGACATCTGAAGTTAAGTTTATGATTCCGGCATTAGTTCTTTTGTTCTTCGCTGGAATGAAAGATGACATTCTGATTTTAAGTCCGTTCAAAAAACTTGGAACACAAATATTTTGCGCCATGCTAATCACAATATTGGGCGATTTGCGACTAACCAGTCTTTGGGGAATGTTCGGAATTTCGGAAATAGCGCCTCTTGTTGGTATCACATTAAGCTCACTAGTAATTGTCGCACTTATCAATGCATTCAATTTAATTGATGGAGTAGATGGGCTCGCAGGAGGCCTCGGCATAATTGCAGCGATATTTTTTGGAATTTGGTTCACTATCGCGTCCTCTCCGACGATGACAATTCTCTCATTTTCATTGGCTGGATCACTGTTAGGCTTCTTGATTTATAATTTTAGAAAAGCAAAAATCTTTATGGGCGATACCGGATCTATGATTCTTGGATTTATTATTGCCATTCTGGCACTTCGCTTTATCGAGGCGAATCGAATTCCAGGATTTGAAACTTCACCTTATTACATTAAAGCGGCGCCAGGAGTGGCCGTTGCGGCCGTGATTATTCCGCTACTTGATATGGTTCGTGTTTTCTTTTTCAGAATTTTAAGAAAAAGAAGTCCATTTACTGCGGATCGAAATCATATTCACCATGCTCTTCTCGACCTAAAGATGTCCCATGTAAAAATATCTTTAATTCTTTATACCGCATCAATTTTTGCAATCGCATTGAGTCTATTATTGCGTCAAATGCGCTCCATGGATTTGGTTATTATCCTGATAGTTACTTTTATGACTATTAAAGTCGCGACATTACGCTATCGCACCCGTTGTTGTGCTAAAAGAAAAACGGCGACTAAATAA
- a CDS encoding glycosyltransferase family 2 protein encodes MTKEHTSNINICVVIPTYKCKAHILNVIKKMSPLPSKIFIVDDCCPDETGKYVVENNRDSRVEVLFHKQNGGVGAAMKTGFEKAISQNFDIIVKMDGDDQMDSKYLESLLSPIIKGGYDYTKGNRFYHPETVFKMPLLRIIGNSFLSFMSKFSSGYYSVFDPTNGYIAIKRQALEQLQYQKLKSNYFFESDLLFRLNLIGAKVKDVPMPPIYNNEKSNLNEMKVIPLFLKSHLKNYLKRLSYSYFLREFSIGTVYLLFGVASLTFGSLWSLYFWINNAPAHIPTPTGTIMVGVLSVFIGVHSISSFLAYDVAREPK; translated from the coding sequence TTGACTAAAGAACATACTTCCAACATAAATATTTGCGTAGTTATTCCAACTTACAAGTGTAAGGCACATATTTTAAATGTTATTAAAAAGATGAGTCCCTTACCTTCGAAAATTTTCATCGTTGATGATTGTTGCCCCGATGAAACTGGAAAGTATGTAGTAGAAAACAACCGCGACTCGCGAGTTGAAGTTCTTTTTCACAAGCAAAATGGTGGAGTGGGCGCTGCCATGAAAACTGGCTTTGAAAAAGCAATTTCACAAAATTTTGATATAATCGTGAAAATGGATGGTGATGATCAAATGGATTCAAAATACTTAGAATCCCTACTGTCTCCGATTATAAAAGGTGGCTATGACTACACAAAGGGCAATCGCTTCTATCACCCTGAAACCGTTTTCAAAATGCCTCTACTGAGAATCATTGGAAATTCATTTCTAAGTTTCATGAGTAAGTTTTCCAGCGGATATTACTCCGTTTTCGATCCAACCAATGGTTACATTGCAATTAAACGCCAGGCTCTCGAACAGCTGCAATACCAAAAACTCAAAAGCAATTACTTTTTTGAGTCAGACCTCTTGTTCCGACTCAATTTAATTGGAGCCAAGGTTAAAGACGTTCCAATGCCTCCCATTTACAACAATGAGAAGAGCAATCTAAACGAAATGAAAGTCATTCCTCTATTTTTGAAATCACACCTTAAGAATTACCTTAAGAGATTATCTTACAGCTACTTCTTGAGGGAATTTTCAATTGGAACTGTGTATCTGTTATTTGGAGTAGCCTCTCTAACGTTTGGATCATTGTGGAGTCTATATTTCTGGATAAACAATGCACCCGCGCATATACCAACCCCCACAGGCACCATAATGGTTGGAGTACTCTCAGTGTTCATAGGCGTTCACTCGATTTCATCATTTTTAGCATATGATGTGGCCCGGGAGCCAAAATAA